ATGCATACCCCAGGACGGGGAAATGCATCCAGTTGATCGAACTGTCAAATACCATCGTGTATACGATACTGAAACATAAGGGGATGATCGTGCCCAGCAGGGAGATGGCGCATCCTCCTGCAACGATGATCACCGGCGGGATCAGGTTGACCTTCTCCAGTGCGATGTTTTTGAAAAAAGTATCCGGATAAAAGAGGAGATCTTTGAACCCGGATTTCATATTAGAAAGTAGAGGGGGGAGATAATATATCAGAAGGGTTATAGGGAGATTCTCCCACCTCAAAATTTCTGGGAGGGGGTACTCCCCCACCTTCGTACACAAGTGGGGGGAGCTGGTATGAGCAACACCGACCCAATGGAGGGGGCTGAGGGGGTACCTCGATCTAAGCGGGTGGGGGATACCTTATGGCATATGAGTGGGGGTACCCACCCATTTTCCACAAGAAGAGACGGTTGCTGCGATGAAGTCTCCGTCGAAGACCAAAAACCGGAACAGGGTGGGGGTACCCCCTCATGTGCCCAAAGGTGGGGTGTGGGTCATCGTACTCAAGACCCCTCACGCGATTGCGAAAGGGGTCTCGGGCCCAGTGTGTGGGGGGTATACCCCAGGTCCCCAAGTGGGGGGTGCCACCCTGTTGTCGTCGGGAGGTTTCCGGGAATTGGGCTGGTGTGGGGAAAAACGAGGGGGGTAAATGGTTTTGGAGGTGGGGGTAGGGGGGAGGCCTGTTGTCGCCATGCCTGATCATTTTGGAATTTTTTACACACAATGAGATCATGAAAGATTCTTCCTCCACTCATCCCATTTTAGCTAAATTAAATACGCCCATAACAACTCTGGATTGTATTTATGGGCTTGGAAAATTCCCCGTTTTCCTATTTTGAAATTTATTCAGCCAAGCCCATACCCTATGAAAGCCTACACTAGTATGTCAAAGGGCGCCCCGAGACAATCGGAAGAGGTTCATCAGAACCTCGACGAGGAGAAGGGAGGCGTAAGCCGACCTTCGAATTGTAGAGAAACAAAAAAAGGAGAAATGAAAAACATGGCAGATTTCACGCAAAATTCAAACGTGAAAAGTGCGGTTCGCAACCTTGCGAGCCCAATAACCGACGTGGCTGCATTAGATGCAATCATCCAGTCGGTCATCCTGAACAATCCGTTCGGGTGTGTATCGTATATGAGCTCGGGCGTCAACCACCCGCCCGTAGAAAAGTCAAGAGAGTCCTACACGGCCAAGTTCGTGTACCAAGACGAGAACGCAAAGCGGATCGGTGTCGGGTCGGAGACCTACAACACCATCGCCGGCTTCAACAACGGGATTGCCGCAGTGCTCGCCAACAGTGCCAATATCACGGCACACGGCGGGACCCTGACCCATAACGCGGAAGCGGACACGTACTCGGTGACGCTGAGGTGCCACGACCCCACAGGAGAGATGTACTTCGTGACATTCTCCCGCAACCGGGTGACGATCTCGTCATTCACGGACGAATCGATCCAGACCGTGATCGAGACATGGGCCGACGGCGTATCGGCACTCGCATAAGGTGAGTTGCATGGACACAAGTTACGGAGTGACGAGTGTGCAAAAGAACAACGTTCTTCGATTAAAAGGAGACCAGAAGAAGTAACCGGCGGGGGATTCATCCCCTGTCACCTCTCTTCTTCCCTGGTATCAGATATTAGTTCCCTCTCCTATCCCGATCCCGGTGGAAATACCTAAAAAAGATAATCCGGCAGATTCACAGACAGACCGGCCGGTAGCTCTCACCTGTGGTACGGCTCGCCCCGCATGATCCGGAACGCACGATAGACCTGTTCCAGCAAAATCAGCCGGACCATCGGATGCGTAAATGTCATGGGAGAAAGCGACATCAGAATATCGCAGCGGTCCATCACAGCAGGGGAGAGCCCAAGGTCCCCTCCTATAATGAACGTGATACGGCTCTGACCGCCGACCTCGCGTTTTTTCAAAAATCCCGCCAGATCTTCACTCGAAAACTGCTGCCCGTTTACCGCAAGGGCAACGGTGCTGCTCCCGTCTGTAATTGCAGAGAGGACGTTCTCGCCCTCACGGGCAAGGACCTGCTGCTTCTGTGCAGGTGATAGATCATCCGGCCGCTTTTCATCGGCAATCTCAATGACCCGTATCTTCACGTACGGCTGCAGGCGTTTAATGTACTCAGCGATGCCTGTATTAAGATAGGGCTCTTTGATCTTTCCGACTGCGACAATACTGATCTGCATGCGCAAATGATCTCCTGATTTTGGGGATTATACACGATGCCGTACTATTGGGCGCCCATGGCGGAAAAAAAGATTACTTAAGGACTACTTTTTTTTCGTTTGTTTCGTCTTTCTGAGATGACAGGACATCCACCATAACATCCTTCATCATTTTTTTCATGAATTCACGCCCTTCTTCGGTTGCCATGTACTCCTTGAACAGTTCTTTGAACTGTCCCATGTCGAGGTGATTGTCCACAAAGCTTAATAAAGCTTGTGTGATGCAATCGGAGACCGTTGAAAACTTCTTTTCCTCATAGACGAGTTTATTAACTTTTTCATAGATATTGGGCGGCATTTTGTAAGAAATTCCCACCCGTTCACCCCGGTTCAACGGTCCCTTTCCATTCATTCCTTAAAAGTTGAGCGAGGATAGTATAAAAAAATTCTCGATATTTCTTAAGTAATACTAAAAAGGAAACATTTCTATAGGTATTACATAAAGAATACAATTATATCGGGGCGGACGTTCCCGGTCAGGAGTGTTGGATGATCGACCTTTACCAGTATTTTATCAGCATCCGGTATTACTTTATCCTTGAATCGTTGGTGTTCCTCTCATTACTCGTTGTCACCATGTTGAAATTTGGGAAGAACCTGCAGGGTAAGGACCGTGCCGAATCATGGTCAAGCCCGGAACCCGCCTCAAAATTATATGGCTTTTCCGCATTCCTCATCTGGGGAACCGGTGCCGGTATGGTTCTGAATTCAGAAAAATTCCTTGTAATCATCGGTATCTGCCTGATCGTTGCCGCCCTCCAGCTCGCGTTCCATGTTGACCTCATAACCATGGCTGCATGGTGGCACTCAAAGACCGGGAAAACGATGATGGGACTCGGCTCAAAAGCCGACAAGACAAAACACAAACTGTATCTCCTGAATGCAAAACAGAGAGGTAAACTCTGTTTGGAAAAAGCAAAAAACCGAGGATATATCTGGCGAAACCGGATCATGGAACTCCAGTAAAATTTCTCTTTTCATCCTTTTTAACAAAAAAAAGATGCCTTAAATATTACCAAAGTCAATTTCTTAGGAAGTGGTCCATCCTGTCCATCAGGGAGTTTTCGGCATAGTCCCCGATGACTTTGTTCTGATTCCCGGCAGCAGGCAGGGCTACCGGGACCACGTTAATGCGGCGTAAACCAGTCTGTAACTGGTTTTTACAAAGGTCAATTCAACTACGGATGGTTATGGATGATATTGAACCTGGCAAATTTCCTGTATCGCTCCTCTGCAAACGGTCCCGGGATCCGCGCAGCCCTCTGGGTGCAGGGGTGTCCCATCCACTGCAAGGGCTGTTATAACGAGGAGTTCTGGTCGTTTGAACCGAAGATGGCGGTAGAAGTTGGTGCACTGGCAGAACAGATCACAAGGATCGAAGGGATCGAAGGAGTGACCTTCAGCGGCGGGGAGCCATTTTCACAGGCAGAAGCACTTGCACAGCTCGGGCAGGTTCTAATCAAAAAGGACTTAAATATCATTACATTTACCGGCTACCCGTACGACCACCTTATAACCGGAAATGATCCGGCATGGAAGGAATTGCTTGATGTAACCGACCTCCTTATTGCCGGGCCATATATCGCAGAGAACCGTTGCGACTCTGCGCTGTTTGGGTCTTCGAATCAGTCTCTAATCTTTTTGACCTCCCGGTTCAAAGGCCACCCGGATCTTGGCCGTGCTGCAACACAGAAGACGGAATTCATCATCGGACCGGACGGGACCGTCATAACAACAGGCTTTCCGGACAATGAGACCTTAACGGAGATCTGGTCCTAGATCCAGCGGAGGTGAGGTGACATGTCGCATTTCAGCCGTTTAAAAACCCAGTTCAAGAGCAGGGAGGTTCTGACTGAATGCCTCCAGGAGATGGGGTATGAGATTGAGACCAACAGGACGATTAAGGGATACGCAGGACACGAATTTGTGGACTTCTCAATAAAGACAAAGAATGGTTATGGGATTGGCTTCCGGTTAAACGACCAGGGCACCTATGACATCATAGCCGACTGGTGGGGGGTCAGAGGGACAAAGCAGGAGAACCTAATTGACGGGCTGCAGGAACGCATAAACAGGATCCAGCGTGAATATGCCATCAGGATGGTGATGGAGCAGACCCGGCAAAACGGTTTTGAGATGATCGAGAGGGCTGACGAGAAAGACGGGTCAGTCCGGATTGTCGTACGCAGGTGGGCGTGATTCGGAATGCCACAACACGAACCTGATTTCAAAAAAAGGATCGAGATCTACCTGCGGGCAAGGATCACCCTCATCATTATTGTAACTCCTGAAGAGGAGCGTGTCATAGGGATGGTCAAGGAAGTATGCGACCAGTGGACCCCGCCACGCCAGTGCCTCTCATGGGATGTTGTCGAGGGTTTTTGCGCAGTCTCCGGGGCAAAGACCTTCAACAGTTCGTCAAGGGACCTGCTCCTTGCACTTGATGATATGAACAAGACAGACGAGAATGCTGTCATCATGTTAAAGGACTTCCATGACTTCTGGAACAACCCCCCGATCAGGCGCAAGATCCGGAACCTTGCCCAGAAGTTCCGGTACAGCCGGCGTTCCATCATCATTACCACACCGGTCTTAAAGATTCCGGACGAGATCCGCGACGAGGCTGTTGTTATTCATCTCCCTCCTCCGTCAGCTGATGAACTTGAAAAGGAACTTGAAAAACTGGTTCAGACAAGCGGGATAAAGATGTCGCTGACCTCGTTGGGACGGGAGAAGCTGATCCAAGCATCCCTTGGGATGACTCTGAACCAGGCACGGCGGGCGTTTGCAAAAGCTATTGTCACGCACGGGCAACTGGACGACAGGGATATTGAACTGATCGTTGCCGAGAAAAAAGATATCCTCTCACAGTGTGAAGCCCTGGAATTCTACAGCATTACAGAAACCCCGGATCGTGTGGGCGGGCTGCTGGTGTTAAAAGAATGGCTCCGGCTTCGCGAGCGGGCTTTTACAAGGGAGGCACGGGAATACGGGCTCCCGGCCCCAAAAGGGATCGCACTGATCGGCATACCAGGGACCGGCAAGAGCCTGACCGCAAAGATGATTGCCGGGCTCTGGAGGCTCCCGCTCCTCCGGCTCGATGTTGGGGCGCTCTTTGGGAGCCTCCTTGGTGACTCGGAAGAGCGGACCCGGAGGGCCCTGACCCTTGCCGAAACAATATCGCCGTGCATTCTGTGGGTGGACGAGATGGAAAAAGCCTTTGCAACCGGTTACGGGGATTCGGGGACAAGCCAGAGGGTATTTGCACACCTGCTCACCTGGATGCAGGACAAGACTGCCCCCTGTTTTGTGGTTGCTACGGCAAACAACATCTCTGCACTGCCCCCTGAACTGTTGAGGAAAGGGCGGTTTGATGAGATCTTCTTCCTCGACCTCCCCAACGCG
Above is a genomic segment from Methanoregula sp. containing:
- a CDS encoding 4Fe-4S single cluster domain-containing protein, with the protein product MILNLANFLYRSSANGPGIRAALWVQGCPIHCKGCYNEEFWSFEPKMAVEVGALAEQITRIEGIEGVTFSGGEPFSQAEALAQLGQVLIKKDLNIITFTGYPYDHLITGNDPAWKELLDVTDLLIAGPYIAENRCDSALFGSSNQSLIFLTSRFKGHPDLGRAATQKTEFIIGPDGTVITTGFPDNETLTEIWS
- a CDS encoding DUF1257 domain-containing protein is translated as MSHFSRLKTQFKSREVLTECLQEMGYEIETNRTIKGYAGHEFVDFSIKTKNGYGIGFRLNDQGTYDIIADWWGVRGTKQENLIDGLQERINRIQREYAIRMVMEQTRQNGFEMIERADEKDGSVRIVVRRWA
- a CDS encoding AAA family ATPase; the protein is MPQHEPDFKKRIEIYLRARITLIIIVTPEEERVIGMVKEVCDQWTPPRQCLSWDVVEGFCAVSGAKTFNSSSRDLLLALDDMNKTDENAVIMLKDFHDFWNNPPIRRKIRNLAQKFRYSRRSIIITTPVLKIPDEIRDEAVVIHLPPPSADELEKELEKLVQTSGIKMSLTSLGREKLIQASLGMTLNQARRAFAKAIVTHGQLDDRDIELIVAEKKDILSQCEALEFYSITETPDRVGGLLVLKEWLRLRERAFTREAREYGLPAPKGIALIGIPGTGKSLTAKMIAGLWRLPLLRLDVGALFGSLLGDSEERTRRALTLAETISPCILWVDEMEKAFATGYGDSGTSQRVFAHLLTWMQDKTAPCFVVATANNISALPPELLRKGRFDEIFFLDLPNAAERREIFTVHLKKRKCLQDEFDLDLLAKASEGYVGAEIEQTIIDAMYLAFNQNMRKITTDDILACLARQVPLSKSKRETVEALRAWLNEGRAISASSMEGMKAPVTSNIQLDPLR
- the rlmH gene encoding 23S rRNA (pseudouridine(1915)-N(3))-methyltransferase RlmH → MQISIVAVGKIKEPYLNTGIAEYIKRLQPYVKIRVIEIADEKRPDDLSPAQKQQVLAREGENVLSAITDGSSTVALAVNGQQFSSEDLAGFLKKREVGGQSRITFIIGGDLGLSPAVMDRCDILMSLSPMTFTHPMVRLILLEQVYRAFRIMRGEPYHR